In Mesorhizobium sp. J428, the genomic window TTCGAGAGGCCGCAGACAAGACGGCAGCGGCGGTCTGCTGACGGCTACGGACAGGCGGGGCCTTGCCCGCAATGCGGTCTGCAACGGCGCAATCTGAGGCCAGTTCGGCGACCGTGGACATTCTCGTCCCGATGGGGTTTGATTTCCCTAACGTCATCACGAGACACAGGAGAATTGCATGAGACGTCTGGTTCCCTTGGCCGGTGCCGCGATTTCGCTGTTGCTGGCCGCGTCATCAGCATCCGCGGAAGTGGTCGATTGCACGCCGATCGAGACGGTGCCCGTCGTCATCACGGCGCAAGGCATCTATTGCCTCAAACACGATCTCGCCACGTCGATGACGAGCGGCACCGCGATACTCGTCAACACGAACAACGTCACGATAGAGATGAACGGCTTCAAGCTCGGCGGCCTTGGCGGTGGAACGAACACCACGGCTTATGGAATCGCCAGCTACAGCCGGCAGAACGTCACCGTGCGCAACGGCACCGTCCGCGGGTTCTACAACAACGTCTACATGTCGGGGGGGCTCGGACAGATCGTCGAGGATCTCCGGCTCGACGGCGCCAGAGGCAACGGCCTCTTTCTCGCCGGGTCCAACCTCATCGCCCGCAACAACTTCATCACCAATACCGGAGAGGGCGCAGGCTCAAGCGCGTCCGGTATCTATGTCGACACCGGATACCAAGTTTCGATTACCGGCAACATCATCGGCAGTGTTTCGGAAACGTCGACCTCCAACGGCATTCGTGTCGAATTTGCCGAGCAGTCGGTCATCGACAGCAACGAGATCCATGGCGTTATCGGCGGAGGCACCAGAAACGGCATCTACATAGGAAGCGGTGACCGCAACGTTCTCAGAAACAACATCGTGACCACTTCGTCCGGAAGCACTGGCATTGGCGCATATAGTTCAAGCGACGCCTGCGTCAGGAATGCCGTAACAACAACCTTCGTAACGCCGTATACCGGGTGCGAGACAAGTAGAGAGAACGATTCCTATTAGAGACAGGGCATGCGCGGCATCGCGATTTGCCGGAGCGGGCGACGAGTTTTATCCGCGGGGCGGCCTACCTCCTCAACACCGCGCTCAACACGTCCCTGATCCCGATCGCTCCGACAAACCGGCTCTGATCATCAAACAGCGCCACCGGCGAGGTCTGGCTGCGGTGCATGGCCAGCATCACCGTCTTCAGGCTCGTGCCCGGCCGCGCCCAGAAGACGTGCGGGGCGTCATCGGGTAAGGTTTCGACGTCGTCGCAGGAGACCCAGACCGCCGGCTTGCCGTCGCGCTCGGCCGCCGCCACCAGCCCGTCGGCATCGATCTTGAAGCGCGTCGTGCGGCGGCGGTCGAGCCACAGCCAGCCCTCGCCCGCGCTCTCCAGGTCGCGCCGGTCGCGCATCACGTTCCAGGCGGTCAGCACCGAGAGCGGATTCACATTGGCGATGAAGTCGCGCACATAGGCGTTGGCGGGCTTGAGCACGATGTCTTCCGGCGGGCCGGACTGGACGATTCGGCCGCCCTCCATGATCGTGATCCGGTTGCCGATCTTCAGCGCCTCTTCCAGGTCGTGCGAGACGAAGACGATCGTCTTCTTCAAGGTCTTCTGCAGCTGCAGCAGCTCGTCCTGAAGCTTGGTCCTGATCAGCGGGTCGAGCGCGGAGAACGGCTCGTCCATCAGCAGGATCGGCGCCTCGGTGGCGAAGGCCCGCGCAAGGCCGACGCGCTGCTGCATGCCGCCGGACAGCTCATGGGCGTATTTGTTGGCCCACTGGTCGAGATTGACGAGCTTGAGCTGGCGCGCGACGCGCTCCTTGCGCTCGGCCTCCGGCACGCCTGCGAGCTCCAGCCCGAAGCCGACATTCTCCGCCACGGTGCGCCAGGGCAAGAGCGCGAACTGCTGGAACACCATCGCCACGTTCTTCTGCCGCATGTGGCGCAGCGTCGCCTCGTCGCAGGAGACGATGTCGACCATGCGCTCGCCGTCCTTGACCAGAACCTGGCCGCGCGTGACGACATTGAGCCGGTTGACGGCGCGCAGGAGCGTCGACTTGCCCGATCCCGACAGGCCCATCAGGACGGAGATCTCGCCCTCCTCGACGGTGAGGTTGGCGCCCGCGGCCCCCAGCACCTGGCCGGTCTTCTCCAGGATGTCGGCGCGATCCGCGCCGGCGTCGAGCATGGCGAGCGCGGCCTTCTGGTTCTCGCCGAAGACGATGTCGACGTTGCGGAAATCGACGGCGACGCTCATTTGACGCCTCCCATCTTCACGCGGGAGATGCGGTCGAGGATGATGGCGAGCACGACGATGGCGAGCCCCGCTTCAAGTCCGAGCGGGATGTTGACCGAGTTGAGCGCCCGGACCACCGGCTTGCCGAGACCGTTGGCGCCGATCAGCGCCGCGATGACCACCATCGACAGGCACAGCATGATGCATTGGGTCAGCCCCGCCATGATGGTGGGCAGCGCCGCCGGCAGCTCGACCTTGTAGAGCAGCTGGCGCTTGGTCGCGCCGAAGGCCTGCCCCGCCTCCAGCATCGGCTTCGGCACCGAGGTGATGCCGAGATAGGTGAGCCGGATCGGCGCGGGCGCGGCGAAGATGACGGTGACGATCAGGCCGGGCGCCACGCCGAGGCCGAACAGGATCAGCACCGGGATCAGATAGACGAAGGTCGGCATCGTCTGCATCAGGTCGAGGATCGGGTTCAGCCACGCCCAGGCGCGCGGATTGTGCGCGGCCCAGATGCCGACCGGCACGCCGATCGCCATCGAGGCGGCCGCGGCGCCGACCACCAGCACGATGGTCTCGACCGTCTCCTTCCAGAGCCCCTGGTTGACGATGAACAAGAGCCCGAGCGCCACGAACAGCGCGATCTTCCACGACCGCTGCAGATACCAGGCAAGCGCCACGATCGCGGCGACGACGAGGATCGGCGGGAACCACAGGACGATGTCGATCAGCCCGTCGAGCACCCAGGTGGCGACATTGGCGATCGAGGAGAAGAACCACTCGAAGTTCTGCGTCAGGAAGTCGAAGAACTGCTTGCCCCAGCGCCCCACGGGGATCTTCATACTGCGGATGAGTTCGCTGAGCGGATCCATACCTGGTCTTCCCCCTTGCCGGGAGGTGAAATACCCCCCTCTGCCCTGCCGGGCATCTCCCCCTCAAGGGGGGAGATCTGCAGTTCGAACGCTTGCCCCACTCACCCGCGATCTCGACGGCCGCCGCCCTTGCCGGAAGCCGATCTCCCCTCTTGAGGGGGAGATGCCCGGCAGGGCAGAGGGGGGGTCGCAGCGCCCGCCGTTACAGCGCGCCCTTGACCGCTTCCAGCCCATCCTTGCCGTCGAGCGTGGTTACGCCCGCGAGCCAGGGGGTGATCGTGTCGGGGTTGGCCTTCAGCCATTCCGTCGCGGCGACGGTGGCGTCCTTGCCGTCGTTGAGGATCGCGCCCATGATCTCGTTCTCCATCTTCAGCGAGAAGATCATGTTCTTGAGCAGCGTGCCGACGTTCGGACATTCGGTGGCGTAGCCGGCCCGCACATTGGTGGCGACGATGGCGCCGCCGTAGTTCGGGCCGAACACGTCGTCACCGCCCGAGAGGTAGGCCATCTCGATATTAGCGTTCATCGGATGCGGCTCCCAGCCCAGGAAGACGACGTCCTGCTTGGAGGAGGCGGCCTTCTGCACCGCCGACAGCATGCCGGCTTCGGAGCTCTCGACCAGCTCGAAATCCTTCAGGCCGAACTTGTCGGCCGAGATCATGTCGAGGATCAGCCGGTTGCCGTCATTGCCGGCCTCGATGCCGTAGATCTTGCCGTCCAGCTTGTCCTTGAACTTGGCGATGTCTTCGAACGACTTCAGGCCGGCGTCGAACGTGTATTTCGGCACGGCGAGCGTGTATTTCGCGCCTTCGAGGTTCGTCACCAGCGTCTCGACGGTCTTTGCCTCCAGATAAGGCTTGATGTCGGCTTCCATGGTCGGCATCCAGTTGCCGAGGAAGACGTCGATGTCCTTGTTGGCGAGCGAGGTGTAGGTGACCGGCACCGAGAGCAGCTGCGTCGAAGGCTCGTAGCCGAGCGCGGTGAGCACGACGGAGGCGGTAGCGGTCGTGGCGGTGATGTCGGTCCAGCCGACATCGGCGAAGCGCACCGCCTTGCAGCTTTCGGGGTCGGCGGCGAGCGCCTGGCCGGCGACGAGGCCAGCGCCCAGCGCCAGAAGCACTGATTTGGACTTCAGCATGAACAGTCTCCCATTTTGTCCCGATCGAGGGGAATATCTTTCATTGTGCCCCGAACGAAACACCATTCTTCCGTTCTTTCAAGCCGCGCGCCTGTCCTTTAGCCGTCAGAACGCTGCCTGCCTGCGACGCGCACGGCTGAGGCCGGCAATTTTCGGTGGAACCGCGGCAGGCCCCCTCCCCGTTTCGCGCCGCAGCAATTAAAGGCAGCTGAATGGCCAAGCTCTACTTCCATTATGCAACGATGAACGCGGGCAAGTCGACGATGCTGCTGCAGGCGTCGCACAACTACCGCGAGAGCGGCATGCACACGCTTCTGCTGGTCGCCGGCCACTACCGCAAGCAGGACCAGGGCTACATCTCCTCGCGCATCGGGCTCGAATCCGACGCGGACGTGTTCCGCGACGGCGACGACCTGTTCGAGCTGATCGCCGAGCATCACCGCCACCGGCCGATCCACTGCGTCTTCGTCGACGAGGCGCAGTTCCTGGAGGACGCGCAGGTCTGGCAACTCGCCCGCATCGTCGACCGGCTGGACATCCCGGTGATGTGCTACGGGCTGAGGACCGACTTCCAGGGCAAGCTGTTCTCCGGCTCGGAAGCGCTGCTGGCCATCGCCGACGAGCTGCGCGAAGTGCGCACGATCTGTCCCTGCGGGCGCAAGGCGACGATGGTGGTGCGCCTCGGCCCCGACGGCAAGGTGGCCAAGCAGGGCGACCAGGTGGCGATCGGCAAGGACGTCTACCGCTCGCTCTGCCGCCGCCATTGGGAGGAGGAGATGGGCCGCGTCGACCCGGAGGACTTTATCGGCTTTACCGGCGGGTGACGCGGGAATGCCAACCTTTACCGATATTTAATGCAACGATCTGAGGCGAGCCTCGTTGGTCCGGCATAGGGACAACGTCACGAGGCAAGTCAATGAAGATCTTCAGCAAAACAATCTGCGCGGCCATCGCGCTCACCTTCGCGGCGGGCTCGGCCCTGCCGGTGGCCGCCGCTCCGCTCGTCGCGCCAAACACGCAGACGGAGGCGACCGGCGGCAATCTGCTCAATGTCCAAATGAGTGACCGGCAGCGTCAGTGGCGGTTCGACAGGCGCCAGGACCGTCGCGAGGACCGGTTCGAGCGCAGGCAGGATCGTCGTGAGGCACGTTTCGAGCAGCGCAACGGCCGGGTACTACTACAACGGCCATCGCGGCTACCGCGACAAGCGGCCCGGCTACCGGTACCACAATGGCTGGTGGT contains:
- a CDS encoding right-handed parallel beta-helix repeat-containing protein: MRRLVPLAGAAISLLLAASSASAEVVDCTPIETVPVVITAQGIYCLKHDLATSMTSGTAILVNTNNVTIEMNGFKLGGLGGGTNTTAYGIASYSRQNVTVRNGTVRGFYNNVYMSGGLGQIVEDLRLDGARGNGLFLAGSNLIARNNFITNTGEGAGSSASGIYVDTGYQVSITGNIIGSVSETSTSNGIRVEFAEQSVIDSNEIHGVIGGGTRNGIYIGSGDRNVLRNNIVTTSSGSTGIGAYSSSDACVRNAVTTTFVTPYTGCETSRENDSY
- the choV gene encoding choline ABC transporter ATP-binding protein, encoding MSVAVDFRNVDIVFGENQKAALAMLDAGADRADILEKTGQVLGAAGANLTVEEGEISVLMGLSGSGKSTLLRAVNRLNVVTRGQVLVKDGERMVDIVSCDEATLRHMRQKNVAMVFQQFALLPWRTVAENVGFGLELAGVPEAERKERVARQLKLVNLDQWANKYAHELSGGMQQRVGLARAFATEAPILLMDEPFSALDPLIRTKLQDELLQLQKTLKKTIVFVSHDLEEALKIGNRITIMEGGRIVQSGPPEDIVLKPANAYVRDFIANVNPLSVLTAWNVMRDRRDLESAGEGWLWLDRRRTTRFKIDADGLVAAAERDGKPAVWVSCDDVETLPDDAPHVFWARPGTSLKTVMLAMHRSQTSPVALFDDQSRFVGAIGIRDVLSAVLRR
- the choW gene encoding choline ABC transporter permease subunit — translated: MDPLSELIRSMKIPVGRWGKQFFDFLTQNFEWFFSSIANVATWVLDGLIDIVLWFPPILVVAAIVALAWYLQRSWKIALFVALGLLFIVNQGLWKETVETIVLVVGAAAASMAIGVPVGIWAAHNPRAWAWLNPILDLMQTMPTFVYLIPVLILFGLGVAPGLIVTVIFAAPAPIRLTYLGITSVPKPMLEAGQAFGATKRQLLYKVELPAALPTIMAGLTQCIMLCLSMVVIAALIGANGLGKPVVRALNSVNIPLGLEAGLAIVVLAIILDRISRVKMGGVK
- a CDS encoding choline ABC transporter substrate-binding protein translates to MLKSKSVLLALGAGLVAGQALAADPESCKAVRFADVGWTDITATTATASVVLTALGYEPSTQLLSVPVTYTSLANKDIDVFLGNWMPTMEADIKPYLEAKTVETLVTNLEGAKYTLAVPKYTFDAGLKSFEDIAKFKDKLDGKIYGIEAGNDGNRLILDMISADKFGLKDFELVESSEAGMLSAVQKAASSKQDVVFLGWEPHPMNANIEMAYLSGGDDVFGPNYGGAIVATNVRAGYATECPNVGTLLKNMIFSLKMENEIMGAILNDGKDATVAATEWLKANPDTITPWLAGVTTLDGKDGLEAVKGAL
- a CDS encoding thymidine kinase produces the protein MAKLYFHYATMNAGKSTMLLQASHNYRESGMHTLLLVAGHYRKQDQGYISSRIGLESDADVFRDGDDLFELIAEHHRHRPIHCVFVDEAQFLEDAQVWQLARIVDRLDIPVMCYGLRTDFQGKLFSGSEALLAIADELREVRTICPCGRKATMVVRLGPDGKVAKQGDQVAIGKDVYRSLCRRHWEEEMGRVDPEDFIGFTGG